A window from Symphalangus syndactylus isolate Jambi chromosome 22, NHGRI_mSymSyn1-v2.1_pri, whole genome shotgun sequence encodes these proteins:
- the PIK3CD gene encoding phosphatidylinositol 4,5-bisphosphate 3-kinase catalytic subunit delta isoform isoform X4, with product MPPGVDCPMEFWTKEENQSVVVDFLLPTGVYLNFPVSRNANLSTIKQLLWHRAQYEPLFHMLSGPEAYVFTCINQTAEQQELEDEQRRLCDVQPFLPVLRLVAREGDRVKKLINSQISLLIGKGLHEFDSLCDPEVNDFRAKMCQFCEEAAARRQQLGWEAWLQYSFPLQLEPSARTWGPGTLRLPNRALLVNVKFEGSEESFTFQVSTKDVPLALMACALRKKATVFRQPLVEQPEDYTLQVNGRHEYLYGSYPLCQFQYICSCLHSGLTPHLTMVHSSSILAMRDEQSNPAPQVQKPRAKPPPIPGKKPSSVSLWSLEQPFCIELIQGSKVNADERMKLVVQAGLFHGNEMLCKTVSSSEVSVCSEPVWKQRLEFDINICDLPRMARLCFALYAVIEKAKKARSTKKKSKKADCPIAWANLMLFDYKDQLKTGERCLYMWPSVPDEKGELLNPTGTVRSNPNTDSAAALLICLPEVAPHPVYYPALEKILELGRHSECVHVTEEELQLREILERRGSGELYEHEKDLVWKLRHEVQEHFPEALARLLLVTKWNKHEDVAQMLYLLCSWPELPVLSALELLDFSFPDCHVGSFAIKSLRKLTDDELFQYLLQLVQVLKYESYLDCELTKFLLDRALANRKIGHFLFWHLRSEMHVPSVALRFGLILEAYCRGSTHHMKVLMKQGEALSKLKALNDFVKLSSQKTPKPQTKELMHLCMRQEAYLEALSHLQSPLDPSTLLAEVCVEQCTFMDSKMKPLWIMYSNEEAGSGGSVGIIFKNGDDLRQDMLTLQMIQLMDVLWKQEGLDLRMTPYGCLPTGDRTGLIEVVLRSDTIANIQLNKSNMAATAAFNKDALLNWLKSKNPGEALDRAIEEFTLSCAGYCVATYVLGIGDRHSDNIMIRESGQLFHIDFGHFLGNFKTKFGINRERVPFILTYDFVHVIQQGKTNNSEKFERFRGYCERAYTILRRHGLLFLHLFALMRAAGLPELSCSKDIQYLKDSLALGKTEEEALKHFRVKFNEALRESWKTKVNWLAHNVSKDNRQ from the exons ATGCCCCCTGGGGTGGACTGCCCCATGGAATTCTGGACCAAGGAGGAGAATCAGAGTGTCGTGGTTGACTTCCTGCTGCCCACAGGGGTCTACCTGAACTTCCCTGTGTCCCGCAATGCCAACCTCAGCACCATCAAGCAG CTGCTGTGGCACCGCGCCCAGTATGAGCCGCTCTTCCACATGCTCAGTGGCCCCGAGGCCTATGTGTTCACCTGCATCAACCAGACAGCGGAGCAGCAGGAGCTGGAGGATGAGCAACGGCGTCTGTGTGACGTGCAGCCCTTCCTGCCCGTCCTGCGCCTGGTGGCCCGCGAGGGCGACCGCGTGAAGAAGCTCATCAACTCACAGATCAGCCTCCTCATCGGCAAAG GCCTCCACGAGTTTGACTCCTTGTGCGACCCAGAAGTGAACGACTTTCGCGCCAAGATGTGCCAATTCTGCGAGGAGGCGGCCGCTCGCCGGCAGCAGCTGGGCTGGGAGGCCTGGCTGCAGTACAGTTTCCCCCTGCAGCTGGAGCCCTCAGCTCGAACCTGGGGGCCTGGCACCCTGCGGCTCCCGAACCGGGCCCTTCTGGTCAACGTTAAGTTTGAGGGCAGCGAG gAGAGCTTCACCTTCCAGGTATCTACCAAGGACGTGCCGCTGGCGCTGATGGCCTGTGCCCTGCGGAAGAAGGCCACGGTGTTCCGGCAGCCGCTGGTGGAGCAGCCGGAGGACTACACGCTGCAGGTGAACGGCAGGCATGAGTACCTGTACGGCAGCTACCCACTCTGCCAGTTCCAG TACATCTGCAGCTGCCTGCACAGTGGGCTGACCCCTCACCTGACCATGGTCCATTCCTCCTCCATCCTCGCCATGCGGGATGAGCAGAGCAACCCTGCCCCCCAGGTCCAGAAACCGCGTGCCAAACCACCTCCCATTCCTGGGAAGAAG CCTTCCTCTGTGTCCCTGTGGTCCCTGGAGCAGCCGTTCTGCATCGAGCTCATCCAGGGCAGCAAAGTGAACGCCGACGAGCGGATGAAG CTGGTGGTGCAGGCCGGGCTTTTCCACGGCAACGAGATGCTGTGCAAGACGGTGTCCAGCTCGGAGGTGAGTGTGTGCTCGGAGCCCGTGTGGAAGCAGCGGCTGGAGTTCGACATCAACATCTGCGACCTGCCCCGCATGGCCCGTCTCTGCTTTGCGCTGTACGCCGTGATCGAGAAAGCCAAGAAGGCTCGCTCCACCAAGAAGAAGTCCAAGAAGGCG GACTGCCCCATTGCCTGGGCCAACCTCATGCTGTTTGACTACAAGGACCAGCTTAAGACCGGGGAACGCTGCCTCTACATGTGGCCCTCCGTCCCAG ATGAGAAGGGCGAGCTGCTGAACCCCACGGGTACTGTGCGCAGTAACCCCAACACGGATAGCGCCGCCGCCCTGCTCATCTGCCTGCCCGAGGTGGCCCCGCACCCCGTGTACTATCCCGCCCTGGAGAAG ATCTTGGAGCTGGGGCGGCACAGCGAGTGTGTGCATGTCACTGAGGAGGAG CTGCAGCTGCGGGAAATTCTGGAGCGGCGGGGGTCTGGGGAGCTGTATGAGCACGAGAAGGACCTGGTGTGGAAGCTGCGGCATGAAGTCCAGGAGCACTTCCCGGAGGCGCTAGCCCGGCTGCTGCTGGTCACCAAGTGGAACAAGCATGAGGAtgtggcccag ATGCTCTACCTGCTGTGCTCCTGGCCGGAGCTGCCCGTCCTGAGCGCCCTGGAGCTGCTAGACTTCAGCTTCCCTGATTGCCACGTAGGCTCCTTCGCCATCAAGTCGCTGCGGAAACTGAC GGACGATGAGCTGTTCCAGTACCTGCTGCAGCTGGTGCAGGTGCTCAAGTACGAGTCCTACCTGGACTGCGAGCTGACCAAATTCCTGCTGGACCGGGCCCTGGCCAACCGCAAGATCGGCCACTTCCTTTTCTGGCACCTCCG CTCCGAGATGCACGTGCCGTCCGTGGCCCTGCGCTTCGGCCTCATCCTGGAGGCCTACTGCAGGGGCAGCACCCACCACATGAAGGTGCTGATGAAGCAG GGGGAAGCACTGAGCAAACTGAAGGCCCTGAATGACTTCGTCAAGCTGAGCTCTCAGAAGACCCCTAAGCCCCAGACCAAGGAGCTGATGCACTTGTGCATGCGGCAGGAGGCCTACCTAGAGGCCCTCTCCCACTTGCAGTCCCCACTCGACCCCAGCACCCTGCTGGCTGAAGTCTG CGTGGAGCAGTGCACCTTCATGGACTCCAAGATGAAGCCCCTGTGGATCATGTACAGCAACGAGGAGGCAGGCAGCGGCGGCAGCGTGGGCATCATCTTCAAGAATGGGGATG ACCTCCGGCAGGACATGCTGACCCTGCAGATGATCCAGCTCATGGACGTCCTGTGGAAGCAGGAGGGGCTGGACCTGAG GATGACCCCCTACGGCTGCCTCCCCACCGGGGACCGCACAGGTCTCATCGAGGTGGTACTCCGCTCCGACACCATCGCCAACATCCAACTTAACAAGAGTAACATGGCAGCCACAGCCGCCTTCAACAAGGACGCCCTGCTCAACTGGCTGAAGTCCAAGAACCCAGG GGAGGCCCTGGATCGAGCCATTGAGGAGTTCACCCTCTCCTGTGCTGGCTACTGTGTGGCCACATACGTGCTGGGCATCGGCGATCGGCACAGTGACAACATCATGATCCGAGAGAGTGGGCAG ctGTTCCACATTGATTTTGGCCACTTTCTGGGGAATTTCAAGACCAAGTTTGGAATCAACCGCGAGCGTGTCCCATTCATCCTCACCTATGACTTTGTCCATGTGATTCAGCAGGGGAAGACTAATAATAGTGAGAAATTTGAACG CTTCCGGGGCTACTGTGAAAGGGCCTACACCATCCTGCGGCGCCACGGGCTtctcttcctccacctctttgCCCTGATGCGGGCGGCAGGCCTTCCTGAGCTCAGCTGCTCCAAAGACATCCAGTATCTCAAG GACTCCCTGGCACTGGGGAAAACAGAGGAGGAGGCGCTGAAGCACTTCCGAGTGAAGTTTAACGAAGCCCTCCGTGAGAGCTGGAAAACCAAAGTGAACTGGCTGGCCCACAATGTGTCCAAAGACAACAGGCAGTAG
- the PIK3CD gene encoding phosphatidylinositol 4,5-bisphosphate 3-kinase catalytic subunit delta isoform isoform X3 has protein sequence MPPGVDCPMEFWTKEENQSVVVDFLLPTGVYLNFPVSRNANLSTIKQLLWHRAQYEPLFHMLSGPEAYVFTCINQTAEQQELEDEQRRLCDVQPFLPVLRLVAREGDRVKKLINSQISLLIGKGLHEFDSLCDPEVNDFRAKMCQFCEEAAARRQQLGWEAWLQYSFPLQLEPSARTWGPGTLRLPNRALLVNVKFEGSEESFTFQVSTKDVPLALMACALRKKATVFRQPLVEQPEDYTLQVNGRHEYLYGSYPLCQFQYICSCLHSGLTPHLTMVHSSSILAMRDEQSNPAPQVQKPRAKPPPIPGKKPSSVSLWSLEQPFCIELIQGSKVNADERMKLVVQAGLFHGNEMLCKTVSSSEVSVCSEPVWKQRLEFDINICDLPRMARLCFALYAVIEKAKKARSTKKKSKKADCPIAWANLMLFDYKDQLKTGERCLYMWPSVPDEKGELLNPTGTVRSNPNTDSAAALLICLPEVAPHPVYYPALEKILELGRHSECVHVTEEEQLQLREILERRGSGELYEHEKDLVWKLRHEVQEHFPEALARLLLVTKWNKHEDVAQMLYLLCSWPELPVLSALELLDFSFPDCHVGSFAIKSLRKLTDDELFQYLLQLVQVLKYESYLDCELTKFLLDRALANRKIGHFLFWHLRSEMHVPSVALRFGLILEAYCRGSTHHMKVLMKQGEALSKLKALNDFVKLSSQKTPKPQTKELMHLCMRQEAYLEALSHLQSPLDPSTLLAEVCVEQCTFMDSKMKPLWIMYSNEEAGSGGSVGIIFKNGDDLRQDMLTLQMIQLMDVLWKQEGLDLRMTPYGCLPTGDRTGLIEVVLRSDTIANIQLNKSNMAATAAFNKDALLNWLKSKNPGEALDRAIEEFTLSCAGYCVATYVLGIGDRHSDNIMIRESGQLFHIDFGHFLGNFKTKFGINRERVPFILTYDFVHVIQQGKTNNSEKFERFRGYCERAYTILRRHGLLFLHLFALMRAAGLPELSCSKDIQYLKDSLALGKTEEEALKHFRVKFNEALRESWKTKVNWLAHNVSKDNRQ, from the exons ATGCCCCCTGGGGTGGACTGCCCCATGGAATTCTGGACCAAGGAGGAGAATCAGAGTGTCGTGGTTGACTTCCTGCTGCCCACAGGGGTCTACCTGAACTTCCCTGTGTCCCGCAATGCCAACCTCAGCACCATCAAGCAG CTGCTGTGGCACCGCGCCCAGTATGAGCCGCTCTTCCACATGCTCAGTGGCCCCGAGGCCTATGTGTTCACCTGCATCAACCAGACAGCGGAGCAGCAGGAGCTGGAGGATGAGCAACGGCGTCTGTGTGACGTGCAGCCCTTCCTGCCCGTCCTGCGCCTGGTGGCCCGCGAGGGCGACCGCGTGAAGAAGCTCATCAACTCACAGATCAGCCTCCTCATCGGCAAAG GCCTCCACGAGTTTGACTCCTTGTGCGACCCAGAAGTGAACGACTTTCGCGCCAAGATGTGCCAATTCTGCGAGGAGGCGGCCGCTCGCCGGCAGCAGCTGGGCTGGGAGGCCTGGCTGCAGTACAGTTTCCCCCTGCAGCTGGAGCCCTCAGCTCGAACCTGGGGGCCTGGCACCCTGCGGCTCCCGAACCGGGCCCTTCTGGTCAACGTTAAGTTTGAGGGCAGCGAG gAGAGCTTCACCTTCCAGGTATCTACCAAGGACGTGCCGCTGGCGCTGATGGCCTGTGCCCTGCGGAAGAAGGCCACGGTGTTCCGGCAGCCGCTGGTGGAGCAGCCGGAGGACTACACGCTGCAGGTGAACGGCAGGCATGAGTACCTGTACGGCAGCTACCCACTCTGCCAGTTCCAG TACATCTGCAGCTGCCTGCACAGTGGGCTGACCCCTCACCTGACCATGGTCCATTCCTCCTCCATCCTCGCCATGCGGGATGAGCAGAGCAACCCTGCCCCCCAGGTCCAGAAACCGCGTGCCAAACCACCTCCCATTCCTGGGAAGAAG CCTTCCTCTGTGTCCCTGTGGTCCCTGGAGCAGCCGTTCTGCATCGAGCTCATCCAGGGCAGCAAAGTGAACGCCGACGAGCGGATGAAG CTGGTGGTGCAGGCCGGGCTTTTCCACGGCAACGAGATGCTGTGCAAGACGGTGTCCAGCTCGGAGGTGAGTGTGTGCTCGGAGCCCGTGTGGAAGCAGCGGCTGGAGTTCGACATCAACATCTGCGACCTGCCCCGCATGGCCCGTCTCTGCTTTGCGCTGTACGCCGTGATCGAGAAAGCCAAGAAGGCTCGCTCCACCAAGAAGAAGTCCAAGAAGGCG GACTGCCCCATTGCCTGGGCCAACCTCATGCTGTTTGACTACAAGGACCAGCTTAAGACCGGGGAACGCTGCCTCTACATGTGGCCCTCCGTCCCAG ATGAGAAGGGCGAGCTGCTGAACCCCACGGGTACTGTGCGCAGTAACCCCAACACGGATAGCGCCGCCGCCCTGCTCATCTGCCTGCCCGAGGTGGCCCCGCACCCCGTGTACTATCCCGCCCTGGAGAAG ATCTTGGAGCTGGGGCGGCACAGCGAGTGTGTGCATGTCACTGAGGAGGAG CAGCTGCAGCTGCGGGAAATTCTGGAGCGGCGGGGGTCTGGGGAGCTGTATGAGCACGAGAAGGACCTGGTGTGGAAGCTGCGGCATGAAGTCCAGGAGCACTTCCCGGAGGCGCTAGCCCGGCTGCTGCTGGTCACCAAGTGGAACAAGCATGAGGAtgtggcccag ATGCTCTACCTGCTGTGCTCCTGGCCGGAGCTGCCCGTCCTGAGCGCCCTGGAGCTGCTAGACTTCAGCTTCCCTGATTGCCACGTAGGCTCCTTCGCCATCAAGTCGCTGCGGAAACTGAC GGACGATGAGCTGTTCCAGTACCTGCTGCAGCTGGTGCAGGTGCTCAAGTACGAGTCCTACCTGGACTGCGAGCTGACCAAATTCCTGCTGGACCGGGCCCTGGCCAACCGCAAGATCGGCCACTTCCTTTTCTGGCACCTCCG CTCCGAGATGCACGTGCCGTCCGTGGCCCTGCGCTTCGGCCTCATCCTGGAGGCCTACTGCAGGGGCAGCACCCACCACATGAAGGTGCTGATGAAGCAG GGGGAAGCACTGAGCAAACTGAAGGCCCTGAATGACTTCGTCAAGCTGAGCTCTCAGAAGACCCCTAAGCCCCAGACCAAGGAGCTGATGCACTTGTGCATGCGGCAGGAGGCCTACCTAGAGGCCCTCTCCCACTTGCAGTCCCCACTCGACCCCAGCACCCTGCTGGCTGAAGTCTG CGTGGAGCAGTGCACCTTCATGGACTCCAAGATGAAGCCCCTGTGGATCATGTACAGCAACGAGGAGGCAGGCAGCGGCGGCAGCGTGGGCATCATCTTCAAGAATGGGGATG ACCTCCGGCAGGACATGCTGACCCTGCAGATGATCCAGCTCATGGACGTCCTGTGGAAGCAGGAGGGGCTGGACCTGAG GATGACCCCCTACGGCTGCCTCCCCACCGGGGACCGCACAGGTCTCATCGAGGTGGTACTCCGCTCCGACACCATCGCCAACATCCAACTTAACAAGAGTAACATGGCAGCCACAGCCGCCTTCAACAAGGACGCCCTGCTCAACTGGCTGAAGTCCAAGAACCCAGG GGAGGCCCTGGATCGAGCCATTGAGGAGTTCACCCTCTCCTGTGCTGGCTACTGTGTGGCCACATACGTGCTGGGCATCGGCGATCGGCACAGTGACAACATCATGATCCGAGAGAGTGGGCAG ctGTTCCACATTGATTTTGGCCACTTTCTGGGGAATTTCAAGACCAAGTTTGGAATCAACCGCGAGCGTGTCCCATTCATCCTCACCTATGACTTTGTCCATGTGATTCAGCAGGGGAAGACTAATAATAGTGAGAAATTTGAACG CTTCCGGGGCTACTGTGAAAGGGCCTACACCATCCTGCGGCGCCACGGGCTtctcttcctccacctctttgCCCTGATGCGGGCGGCAGGCCTTCCTGAGCTCAGCTGCTCCAAAGACATCCAGTATCTCAAG GACTCCCTGGCACTGGGGAAAACAGAGGAGGAGGCGCTGAAGCACTTCCGAGTGAAGTTTAACGAAGCCCTCCGTGAGAGCTGGAAAACCAAAGTGAACTGGCTGGCCCACAATGTGTCCAAAGACAACAGGCAGTAG
- the PIK3CD gene encoding phosphatidylinositol 4,5-bisphosphate 3-kinase catalytic subunit delta isoform isoform X10 — protein sequence MPPGVDCPMEFWTKEENQSVVVDFLLPTGVYLNFPVSRNANLSTIKQLLWHRAQYEPLFHMLSGPEAYVFTCINQTAEQQELEDEQRRLCDVQPFLPVLRLVAREGDRVKKLINSQISLLIGKGLHEFDSLCDPEVNDFRAKMCQFCEEAAARRQQLGWEAWLQYSFPLQLEPSARTWGPGTLRLPNRALLVNVKFEGSEESFTFQVSTKDVPLALMACALRKKATVFRQPLVEQPEDYTLQVNGRHEYLYGSYPLCQFQVQKPRAKPPPIPGKKPSSVSLWSLEQPFCIELIQGSKVNADERMKLVVQAGLFHGNEMLCKTVSSSEVSVCSEPVWKQRLEFDINICDLPRMARLCFALYAVIEKAKKARSTKKKSKKADCPIAWANLMLFDYKDQLKTGERCLYMWPSVPDEKGELLNPTGTVRSNPNTDSAAALLICLPEVAPHPVYYPALEKILELGRHSECVHVTEEELQLREILERRGSGELYEHEKDLVWKLRHEVQEHFPEALARLLLVTKWNKHEDVAQMLYLLCSWPELPVLSALELLDFSFPDCHVGSFAIKSLRKLTDDELFQYLLQLVQVLKYESYLDCELTKFLLDRALANRKIGHFLFWHLRSEMHVPSVALRFGLILEAYCRGSTHHMKVLMKQGEALSKLKALNDFVKLSSQKTPKPQTKELMHLCMRQEAYLEALSHLQSPLDPSTLLAEVCVEQCTFMDSKMKPLWIMYSNEEAGSGGSVGIIFKNGDDLRQDMLTLQMIQLMDVLWKQEGLDLRMTPYGCLPTGDRTGLIEVVLRSDTIANIQLNKSNMAATAAFNKDALLNWLKSKNPGEALDRAIEEFTLSCAGYCVATYVLGIGDRHSDNIMIRESGQLFHIDFGHFLGNFKTKFGINRERVPFILTYDFVHVIQQGKTNNSEKFERFRGYCERAYTILRRHGLLFLHLFALMRAAGLPELSCSKDIQYLKDSLALGKTEEEALKHFRVKFNEALRESWKTKVNWLAHNVSKDNRQ from the exons ATGCCCCCTGGGGTGGACTGCCCCATGGAATTCTGGACCAAGGAGGAGAATCAGAGTGTCGTGGTTGACTTCCTGCTGCCCACAGGGGTCTACCTGAACTTCCCTGTGTCCCGCAATGCCAACCTCAGCACCATCAAGCAG CTGCTGTGGCACCGCGCCCAGTATGAGCCGCTCTTCCACATGCTCAGTGGCCCCGAGGCCTATGTGTTCACCTGCATCAACCAGACAGCGGAGCAGCAGGAGCTGGAGGATGAGCAACGGCGTCTGTGTGACGTGCAGCCCTTCCTGCCCGTCCTGCGCCTGGTGGCCCGCGAGGGCGACCGCGTGAAGAAGCTCATCAACTCACAGATCAGCCTCCTCATCGGCAAAG GCCTCCACGAGTTTGACTCCTTGTGCGACCCAGAAGTGAACGACTTTCGCGCCAAGATGTGCCAATTCTGCGAGGAGGCGGCCGCTCGCCGGCAGCAGCTGGGCTGGGAGGCCTGGCTGCAGTACAGTTTCCCCCTGCAGCTGGAGCCCTCAGCTCGAACCTGGGGGCCTGGCACCCTGCGGCTCCCGAACCGGGCCCTTCTGGTCAACGTTAAGTTTGAGGGCAGCGAG gAGAGCTTCACCTTCCAGGTATCTACCAAGGACGTGCCGCTGGCGCTGATGGCCTGTGCCCTGCGGAAGAAGGCCACGGTGTTCCGGCAGCCGCTGGTGGAGCAGCCGGAGGACTACACGCTGCAGGTGAACGGCAGGCATGAGTACCTGTACGGCAGCTACCCACTCTGCCAGTTCCAG GTCCAGAAACCGCGTGCCAAACCACCTCCCATTCCTGGGAAGAAG CCTTCCTCTGTGTCCCTGTGGTCCCTGGAGCAGCCGTTCTGCATCGAGCTCATCCAGGGCAGCAAAGTGAACGCCGACGAGCGGATGAAG CTGGTGGTGCAGGCCGGGCTTTTCCACGGCAACGAGATGCTGTGCAAGACGGTGTCCAGCTCGGAGGTGAGTGTGTGCTCGGAGCCCGTGTGGAAGCAGCGGCTGGAGTTCGACATCAACATCTGCGACCTGCCCCGCATGGCCCGTCTCTGCTTTGCGCTGTACGCCGTGATCGAGAAAGCCAAGAAGGCTCGCTCCACCAAGAAGAAGTCCAAGAAGGCG GACTGCCCCATTGCCTGGGCCAACCTCATGCTGTTTGACTACAAGGACCAGCTTAAGACCGGGGAACGCTGCCTCTACATGTGGCCCTCCGTCCCAG ATGAGAAGGGCGAGCTGCTGAACCCCACGGGTACTGTGCGCAGTAACCCCAACACGGATAGCGCCGCCGCCCTGCTCATCTGCCTGCCCGAGGTGGCCCCGCACCCCGTGTACTATCCCGCCCTGGAGAAG ATCTTGGAGCTGGGGCGGCACAGCGAGTGTGTGCATGTCACTGAGGAGGAG CTGCAGCTGCGGGAAATTCTGGAGCGGCGGGGGTCTGGGGAGCTGTATGAGCACGAGAAGGACCTGGTGTGGAAGCTGCGGCATGAAGTCCAGGAGCACTTCCCGGAGGCGCTAGCCCGGCTGCTGCTGGTCACCAAGTGGAACAAGCATGAGGAtgtggcccag ATGCTCTACCTGCTGTGCTCCTGGCCGGAGCTGCCCGTCCTGAGCGCCCTGGAGCTGCTAGACTTCAGCTTCCCTGATTGCCACGTAGGCTCCTTCGCCATCAAGTCGCTGCGGAAACTGAC GGACGATGAGCTGTTCCAGTACCTGCTGCAGCTGGTGCAGGTGCTCAAGTACGAGTCCTACCTGGACTGCGAGCTGACCAAATTCCTGCTGGACCGGGCCCTGGCCAACCGCAAGATCGGCCACTTCCTTTTCTGGCACCTCCG CTCCGAGATGCACGTGCCGTCCGTGGCCCTGCGCTTCGGCCTCATCCTGGAGGCCTACTGCAGGGGCAGCACCCACCACATGAAGGTGCTGATGAAGCAG GGGGAAGCACTGAGCAAACTGAAGGCCCTGAATGACTTCGTCAAGCTGAGCTCTCAGAAGACCCCTAAGCCCCAGACCAAGGAGCTGATGCACTTGTGCATGCGGCAGGAGGCCTACCTAGAGGCCCTCTCCCACTTGCAGTCCCCACTCGACCCCAGCACCCTGCTGGCTGAAGTCTG CGTGGAGCAGTGCACCTTCATGGACTCCAAGATGAAGCCCCTGTGGATCATGTACAGCAACGAGGAGGCAGGCAGCGGCGGCAGCGTGGGCATCATCTTCAAGAATGGGGATG ACCTCCGGCAGGACATGCTGACCCTGCAGATGATCCAGCTCATGGACGTCCTGTGGAAGCAGGAGGGGCTGGACCTGAG GATGACCCCCTACGGCTGCCTCCCCACCGGGGACCGCACAGGTCTCATCGAGGTGGTACTCCGCTCCGACACCATCGCCAACATCCAACTTAACAAGAGTAACATGGCAGCCACAGCCGCCTTCAACAAGGACGCCCTGCTCAACTGGCTGAAGTCCAAGAACCCAGG GGAGGCCCTGGATCGAGCCATTGAGGAGTTCACCCTCTCCTGTGCTGGCTACTGTGTGGCCACATACGTGCTGGGCATCGGCGATCGGCACAGTGACAACATCATGATCCGAGAGAGTGGGCAG ctGTTCCACATTGATTTTGGCCACTTTCTGGGGAATTTCAAGACCAAGTTTGGAATCAACCGCGAGCGTGTCCCATTCATCCTCACCTATGACTTTGTCCATGTGATTCAGCAGGGGAAGACTAATAATAGTGAGAAATTTGAACG CTTCCGGGGCTACTGTGAAAGGGCCTACACCATCCTGCGGCGCCACGGGCTtctcttcctccacctctttgCCCTGATGCGGGCGGCAGGCCTTCCTGAGCTCAGCTGCTCCAAAGACATCCAGTATCTCAAG GACTCCCTGGCACTGGGGAAAACAGAGGAGGAGGCGCTGAAGCACTTCCGAGTGAAGTTTAACGAAGCCCTCCGTGAGAGCTGGAAAACCAAAGTGAACTGGCTGGCCCACAATGTGTCCAAAGACAACAGGCAGTAG